The nucleotide window tctttcgaAACGATGCTGACATTTTTTCTCTTTCATTGACCCTCTATGCACCGAACATGGATACCAAACCCCCGTGCCTCACCAAAGATCCCCGTCCTTTTGGACCACGGGAGACGAAGAGACCCCTGAGAGGCGGCAAAACCTCCGCCACCCGTTTGCCACAGGCCGTCAGCCTCCGCGCCTTGAGTCGCGCTTGTCACACggcgccctccctccctcgctGCCTTCAGCCTCTCGTCGCCGCTTGCCTCCACGAGGTCTCCATCGCCTTGTCCGTTGCCTAATTTCTCGTTACCTCGACGCGTGCAGCCTGGCATGTCACTCGTGTTCACTACTTAGGACAGTACTAACCACTGAGAAGAAGCACAAccccggcgaggcgggcgtgcgtcCGGCTGTGTCCACTAGTGCGCGGCAAAATTCCATACAATCCATACAAGAGCACACCGACTTTCTTCTCAGGCCACGTTATGGGAAAGAAGCAAGCAGAGCGGAGCTTGCTACGTATCATAACGgaacgcagcagcagggatGAGTGAAGAGTGCAAAGCAAAGCGCACATGGCCTGCCCCCACAAGGGCAGCAACGTGTACAGTACACGTGCTCAACACACCGGTTTTCCTTGCCTGCCACGCCGGTCCCCCGTCGCTTGGCCACGAGACAATCGCCGGTGTGGCTGGCTGTTGTGCCGTTCTCACCACTGTGCAGATCATTCGAAAAAGTGCAGACCCCGCATTCAACGACACTCCTCCGGGCACACGTCAGCCGCACGACATCGTTAAGTGTCTTGTGTCTACCAACGAAGTAGTAGTTTTCTTCTGCTACTCGTACATACTGTGCAACCATATTATACGGTACTCACTAGCTACGGAGTACATACTATCTGTCTACCTTATGCAACCCCACTGTGAGTGCCCTGAGTCGGGCAATCATGCATTCCCCGCCGacgcatgtatgtacgtagtaCATGCATGTGCATGAGGCATCAGGTGGCCAGCCAACAATTGGTTGGAGTGGGCGGCTGGCCGAACCCCGCAAATCCGTCTCTGGCTGCGCTCCACAAGCCCTTGATGGCAGGGACAGGTTGGATCACACAGCGTGACCGCCTTGACTGCGTGCGTCCGAGTACCAACTAGTTCATGTCCCAATATCAACCCGGATTACTACTAGATACTAGTAGCGAACACACAGCCCCAGCTCCGACGTCGCCAAGCCAGCaggagcggcagcatcgtGCACTGTCGCACACAGCCGCGTCCTTCCCTGCCGCTCACTGTTGAGTGCTCTCTTCTCCTCTCAGGCGGAATACACGGTGGACAAAGGGAAGTGTTTCATGAGTCAATCTAGTTGCCCGGCAACGTTTGTAGTGCGTCAACGCGCACCTGCATGTCCACGCCCCGACGAAACACGATATTGGACCATGGCACTCTGGCCATGTGGCAGTGACGGCGTAGCTCCTCCATTCGCAGTCGCAGACAACAGCCACTGGATTGGGCCTGACTGTGTGCTGCTGCGatcccccctctccccggTAAACGTATATTCAGATGGGCCTCCACGGACGTagctcccctccccccggtcgtggcgctgccactgccgcgcAGAAGGCGTCTGTGGGCCGAAAGCGACTATGCTGGAGCGTCGTGTTGTCCATACAGCAGCTCGGCTGGTGCTTGAGTTCACTGACGATCGCCGTCAAGTCATGTACTTCGATACTTACTTTGGGACAGCTGTTCCTGGCCACCATCTCAACCCGCCGGGGATGGGGACCAGGAGTCCAGCGCGGGGTGACAACGGAAAGCCAATTCAGCAATGTCAGCTGCCTCTTTCGTCGTCCACCTCTATTTCCATTGGCGTGGGTCCGGGGTCAACggtgatgacgccgcccgcatcTTGATTGTCGCCAGGCAACCCATCCAACTCAAAATCATACTTCGAATCCACGCCGAACCGACGCGCCTTGTCATCCCAGGTCAGCCACTTGCCTGAGTCGGCGATCCTACGCCCGATCCAGAGAATACGCTCCTGCCGCTCCAACGTCTTGGAGGCCGCCTCCAGATACCGGTCCGTttcgtcgagcttctcgttACCGAACCAGCCGTTAGGGAAGAAATCCTCGGTAAAGAGCAGCCCGCGCAGCGCGTAGTCCTCCGGCAAGGGAACAGGTTCTTGACTCTTCTTTTCCTGGCCGGGGAAATCCTTCGTGTCGATTCTTGGCTCTTTCTTTATTGTCTTGAGAAGATAGTTGAGCATCATAGAAGTAAGCTTCCAGGGGTATCGGCCCTCGAGATGCGACATGGCTGCTGGAAGTTGGGACATCCGAAGCATGAATACTAGTGTCGTATGTATGAAGCTCAGCGTATTCTTATCTCCCCACCTCCGGAGCACAATCTCGTAAATATGCACCGCGAACTGCAAGGCCTGCTCAAAGCTCTCATCGGGATCCAAGTCGGGCTCCGTTACCGACCTGTCatcagcctcgtcgtcttcttcttgctgCCTTATTAGTGCTTGCATCAACACATTCGAATCCGCGCTAAAACCCAATAGCAAGCAGCAAAGAGAGATGCCCACGTAGTACCTAACCATCGGTTAGTATAAGAACTAACGCGCAATATACCAATGCGACTCATCTCACCCCGCCTCGAGCCAATTAGAGTTAATACTATCGTCGAGAAGACTTAAGAACTCATCCATCGAACTTTCTAGTTGTTCCTTTGATTTTCCAGAAAAGAAGATGCCGTGCACGCGAACGTACGCGGCATCTACGGCATCAAGCCGTTGGGGCGAACCGTTTAAAAGAGGGTCAAATAGCGTTAAGACGCTTTCTCGCGCGCTAGGGAACGGGATCGGTACGCAAAGCGACTTAGTATAGAAGTATAACTGCTGTAGCGCATTGGGTCGCGCCAAAATTGCAAGGTGATGGTAGAGGCGGCCAGTTGTGGGTGACTTGTCTGATGCCTTGCTGTACCAATACCTCGAAACGCCTGTCCACGTCTCTCTGTCCCGAATATCATCATCTTCGATAGCCATTCGATACCTaccgaggtcgccgaggcatTCTATCCACGTATCTTCAAAGGCCGGCACTGTTTCGTACAATAATGCCATCATGCTGTAGGCGATGTAAATGAAGGTCAGCATGTGCTCCAGGGAGTCGGGGAGCTTATGGCGAAGAAGCTCCAAAAAGGAATGGATGCCATGGCGCCACAtcctcgccggcatggcgTATTTCGAGGCGAGCCGCCGTAAGGCTTCGCTAGCAGATggatgctggctggccaggaAGAAGTCGTGATGCTCGTGGAGTACCGATCTATGTAAGGCGATGAGAGCTTGATATTGTTCCTGGCTGAGGTGCTTCGTCTCTTGCGTGCTATCATACTCGATACACTTTGACTCAATCATGACCAGGCCTGCGTAGatgcccttgacctcggcgacTAATTGCTCAGGGGAGATGGGCCGTGTCTCTGGTTGCCTGATCATCTCCGTCACCGAAGGGGGTTCAACGGGCGAGCCGAGGTCCCGTTGGGGGGGGCCTCGCTGCTGGGTCCTGTTCGGAGGGGATCGCCGTGAGTGGGTGGACGTGAGCTGAGATGGCCTGGGCTGTGGCGTCTTAGGCCGTGCGTCATCATCAGGGTTGTAAAGGTGACGAGTGGTTGGACGGTGATGCTTGGATGCGAAGCTGCGGTTGAAGTCACTCGACTcactcggcctcgcgcgacTCCGACCTGGCGTGGGTGGGGATGAGCCACGCAGCTGGGCCACTGAGGCTGGCGGAGAGCAGAGCTTCTTGTTGCTGCGACGGTGGTAGCCCTCGGATTGGTCCTCGGGATCCTCATACCGATCCAGCCCGTCGGCACGGTCCACCGAAGCCGGAGTGCCGGGGATAGGCCGCTTCCTGGTTGGTCTGCCGGGGCCGGTGGCCTCGGGGGACCGGGCTGCAGGGTGTGATCTGCACATGCGCAGTCAACACCACAGGAGCACCTTAAAATTgtccatggcatggcatggcacggcgGGACAGCGGGAGTGCTTACTGGGTATTGTTGATGGTGATGTTTTTAAAGGCCTTCTCgatgtcggcgtcatcaGCAAGCGTGGGATGGCCagaggcgtcggcgcggacgtGTGCCTTGAAAGAATCGAGATCCGGCTGGATCTCGGCCTCGCAAAGGGGGCAGCTGCTCCGGACTGCACTCTCTTGCCGAGCCGTTTTGCGCAGATGGTGAACCCATCCCTTTGTCAGTCGTTCCATCGCCGGCGTACGAGGCTGAGTCGAGGACGGGTAGTCGCAGGACGCGTCGGGCGAGAGAGGGAAGTCAGGCCGCGTCGTGTGGCACTCTCGATCTGGATCTGGATTTGGATATGGACACGGGTTCGTGCGGGGGGTGGATGCAGAGCCGCAAGTCCTTCCTCGACTGCGTGTGTTCGACGACAATGGTTAGCAAACGCAATGGCAACAGGAACAGCGTTCGTGGCTCTTTTTGGTCAACAATGGTTcgcagcgtcgccagcgaGGCAGTCAGGATGAACGGGTCGCGGGCATTGAAGGGATGGGATGGCCGGAGGTTGTTTACTTACTCGAGGCCCAGGGCACGCTGCCCGGCTGCCGTCAGATGGCCTCTCGGTCTTTGGCGCTGGTTGAGGCCAGAGGTTGGTTGCAGGATTGTAAGGGCAGGGATGACATGCATGTACCATGTACAATGTGCCTTGCAATATCGCGGTCGCACACGTCGGGGGGGTGCCACTGGAACGCCGAGGGGTGGGGTGGGGTGGAGTTCTAGCAAACCACCAGCTGTAGGTCGCCAGGAGTTTGGACGCCTCGCAGAGCCTCAAAAGAGTCTGAAGTTGCgtgagcaccaccacccacgcaTCGCATGCTCTCTGATCAGCTGCGGACTTTGGTGACCGACCTTGCCAATAAGAATGCAGCGGGCAGATCAGATTATAACATgcacgggcgccgccgcaactTCTGCTTCGTGCCGCCGAACTGGTTCTTGTACCTGGTCGTGGCCCGCCGGATCACGTGCTCGCTCTGGCGTCCGTCCACCGAATCGAGTCGCTTTTGGTTGGGTCGGAGAAGGATAACAAAAGACGTCTCCCCGCCAGCTTGCTGGATCGTCACCCTCGTCTCGTTGGACTTTTGGTCGTCCAATGCTTGTCGGCTGACGGCACACTCTGCACAAAAAAATACACATCGTCAGCCGCCCCGCCGCAGTGACGTCGCCCGAACAGGCACAAGACCTCGGACAGGTATAAATAGgctggagggggaggagcaggaggcggcgggaggccATGGCCCCCGCGAAGAAGCCGCGAGCCACGCTTGCCTAAGATCTCGCGAGTCACGAGTGTCGGGCGCCTTCATTCCGGACACGGTCGGCGCAACACCCCaggcctgctggccgtcggcgtgcATGTCCTGTTCTGTTTGGGGTCATCGGACCGACCGCTGCCACTCGGCCTCCCCGAGCAGAATGTCGCGAGCGAGTcccgccagcaccgccaccgGGCCGCCAGGAAAAGCGATGACGATGAAAGCCTCCACGCTCATATTTACGCGCTCGCAAGTCCACTCACCTCGGCGATGTAGCTGAGTAGATGGCAAAGCCTCTGTTGGTTTGTCTTGGACGCTGTAGCGTGTGCGCGCGAACGAGTGGGTAGTTGTATTGCCGCTTTCTTGAAGTTGAATCATACATGTGTTGTATGTGCCTCCAGATCTGGCGAGTCCATGTCAAGTTTATATAGATTTGCAAGGCGAAAAGCCGTTGCCTTTCACTCCCAGTGAGTTGAAAACAACACTGGACAACCTCATCACGAAGTAGGTCGCATGTCAGCCTTCTCATCCATCCCCCCTGGAAGAAAATAGCCCTGGGTGGCGCGTTGCCCCGGACGAGGCATCCTCCTGCCTTCCCAGCTTTGCTGCGTGAGGCCAGCCAGTGTCATCCTCAACGTTTGTCCGCGCACCCTGTCCCCAGACACTTgggcccggcccgggccGCGCACTTGATGGAAAGCGGCCTTGCCGTCACGCACCCCAGCTTACTTCACAAGAAAGGTATCGGCAACTCTTCAGCCTCACGAGTCACCCCCCAGACTGACCTCGAGCTTCTCTAAACTACCCAACACACCATGTAGTCAACCGCACTACATCGTCCGCGATGAACGTCTCTACAAGCATCAGCGAGCCTGATCCTAAGCCGCTTCAATCAGAAGCCTCGAGAAAGCTCAGGCCCACAAGTGTCTAAAGCACAACCTTTCCCTTCCTCGTGCAAAGGGCTTACAGTCACTTGCCGCAGGCACGGTCTCGCAAGCCCATTCGGCCCGCGTTTGGTCTCTGCCAACGACTTTCCAAACCATTCGTCTCAGCGACTCCAacgcccttgccctggcGACCTAGCTAAACGAGCAAAAAGCTATTCTCGTCTCGAGGCGTGTGTGTCACCACGTATATCTGTCTTGGCTATGGCGATCAGCGAGGCGCTTACACCCTCTCGTCTCGGCCTGTCGCAGGGCAATGGGTGGCCGAGAGCGACTCCCTTCAGGCAGCCACATCTGGAGCCCACGGACGGTTGCTCGGGTCCCAACACCGTTGCCAGTGACCCTTTTGCGTCCCGGTTGGGTGATCAGTTCCACGAGCCATACATATCGAGGCAACGACATCATCTCTTCTCTCACCACGCGTAGCAGAGAagcagggcgccgcctcaAATACACACGACATGGTGCACCGAATCTTGCCACAGACATTGAGCTCATCCATGCCTACGCCCCTGCTCACCGGTGCCTTTGTTCCCAGTTCTTGACCTGCAAGAGCGCTCTGATTAGCGGGCGTCGCGTGTCCCAGTTGCCGGGCCTTCTATGAGGCTTCACCAATGAGAGGGCGAGCCCTGAAGCCTAAGGCATTGCCGCGTCTCAGAATGAGGCGCCTAGCGACGGAACTGGAGTTTTCGTCCGGTTGGTTGTTTAGCTCTTATCGTTTCGTGCGCGGGAGTGCGCCTTCGTCGTGGGCGTAGGCGTAGTTCGTAGCAGTCGTATTGAGATGCTGTACTACACACGACTTTCGACGGAATCTCCATGTATCATCATATATCGTCTCTTAAAGGCACTGCCTACGAGAAGCTCTATCGCATAGAGACGACAATTTCATTGACAAACATGCAATTGATGATCTTTCATTACCTTGTGAACATATACCATATATCTCAATTTTATCATTTGGCGACCCTCTAAGCCATTCTGCACATCTGACTTAATTGCATACTCGAAAATCATATCCCCGTCGTCTTATAGCTGGCATACGCGGCTTCTCATATCTAGCAATATGGCAAGCATAGCACGCTCTCAGTGTAAAAGTCAACAGCACCGATTTTGCAC belongs to Purpureocillium takamizusanense chromosome 1, complete sequence and includes:
- a CDS encoding uncharacterized protein (COG:S~EggNog:ENOG503NYG6), whose translation is MERLTKGWVHHLRKTARQESAVRSSCPLCEAEIQPDLDSFKAHVRADASGHPTLADDADIEKAFKNITINNTQSHPAARSPEATGPGRPTRKRPIPGTPASVDRADGLDRYEDPEDQSEGYHRRSNKKLCSPPASVAQLRGSSPPTPGRSRARPSESSDFNRSFASKHHRPTTRHLYNPDDDARPKTPQPRPSQLTSTHSRRSPPNRTQQRGPPQRDLGSPVEPPSVTEMIRQPETRPISPEQLVAEVKGIYAGLVMIESKCIEYDSTQETKHLSQEQYQALIALHRSVLHEHHDFFLASQHPSASEALRRLASKYAMPARMWRHGIHSFLELLRHKLPDSLEHMLTFIYIAYSMMALLYETVPAFEDTWIECLGDLGRYRMAIEDDDIRDRETWTGVSRYWYSKASDKSPTTGRLYHHLAILARPNALQQLYFYTKSLCVPIPFPSARESVLTLFDPLLNGSPQRLDAVDAAYVRVHGIFFSGKSKEQLESSMDEFLSLLDDSINSNWLEAG
- a CDS encoding uncharacterized protein (COG:S~EggNog:ENOG503NYG6), which translates into the protein MHVIPALTILQPTSGLNQRQRPRGHLTAAGQRALGLDRGRTCGSASTPRTNPCPYPNPDPDRECHTTRPDFPLSPDASCDYPSSTQPRTPAMERLTKGWVHHLRKTARQESAVRSSCPLCEAEIQPDLDSFKAHVRADASGHPTLADDADIEKAFKNITINNTQSHPAARSPEATGPGRPTRKRPIPGTPASVDRADGLDRYEDPEDQSEGYHRRSNKKLCSPPASVAQLRGSSPPTPGRSRARPSESSDFNRSFASKHHRPTTRHLYNPDDDARPKTPQPRPSQLTSTHSRRSPPNRTQQRGPPQRDLGSPVEPPSVTEMIRQPETRPISPEQLVAEVKGIYAGLVMIESKCIEYDSTQETKHLSQEQYQALIALHRSVLHEHHDFFLASQHPSASEALRRLASKYAMPARMWRHGIHSFLELLRHKLPDSLEHMLTFIYIAYSMMALLYETVPAFEDTWIECLGDLGRYRMAIEDDDIRDRETWTGVSRYWYSKASDKSPTTGRLYHHLAILARPNALQQLYFYTKSLCVPIPFPSARESVLTLFDPLLNGSPQRLDAVDAAYVRVHGIFFSGKSKEQLESSMDEFLSLLDDSINSNWLEAGYYVGISLCCLLLGFSADSNVLMQALIRQQEEDDEADDRSVTEPDLDPDESFEQALQFAVHIYEIVLRRWGDKNTLSFIHTTLVFMLRMSQLPAAMSHLEGRYPWKLTSMMLNYLLKTIKKEPRIDTKDFPGQEKKSQEPVPLPEDYALRGLLFTEDFFPNGWFGNEKLDETDRYLEAASKTLERQERILWIGRRIADSGKWLTWDDKARRFGVDSKYDFELDGLPGDNQDAGGVITVDPGPTPMEIEVDDERGS
- a CDS encoding uncharacterized protein (COG:S~EggNog:ENOG503NYG6) translates to MERLTKGWVHHLRKTARQESAVRSSCPLCEAEIQPDLDSFKAHVRADASGHPTLADDADIEKAFKNITINNTQSHPAARSPEATGPGRPTRKRPIPGTPASVDRADGLDRYEDPEDQSEGYHRRSNKKLCSPPASVAQLRGSSPPTPGRSRARPSESSDFNRSFASKHHRPTTRHLYNPDDDARPKTPQPRPSQLTSTHSRRSPPNRTQQRGPPQRDLGSPVEPPSVTEMIRQPETRPISPEQLVAEVKGIYAGLVMIESKCIEYDSTQETKHLSQEQYQALIALHRSVLHEHHDFFLASQHPSASEALRRLASKYAMPARMWRHGIHSFLELLRHKLPDSLEHMLTFIYIAYSMMALLYETVPAFEDTWIECLGDLGRYRMAIEDDDIRDRETWTGVSRYWYSKASDKSPTTGRLYHHLAILARPNALQQLYFYTKSLCVPIPFPSARESVLTLFDPLLNGSPQRLDAVDAAYVRVHGIFFSGKSKEQLESSMDEFLSLLDDSINSNWLEAGYYVGISLCCLLLGFSADSNVLMQALIRQQEEDDEADDRSVTEPDLDPDESFEQALQFAVHIYEIVLRRWGDKNTLSFIHTTLVFMLRMSQLPAAMSHLEGRYPWKLTSMMLNYLLKTIKKEPRIDTKDFPGQEKKSQEPVPLPEDYALRGLLFTEDFFPNGWFGNEKLDETDRYLEAASKTLERQERILWIGRRIADSGKWLTWDDKARRFGVDSKYDFELDGLPGDNQDAGGVITVDPGPTPMEIEVDDERGS
- a CDS encoding uncharacterized protein (COG:S~EggNog:ENOG503NYG6); this encodes MCRSHPAARSPEATGPGRPTRKRPIPGTPASVDRADGLDRYEDPEDQSEGYHRRSNKKLCSPPASVAQLRGSSPPTPGRSRARPSESSDFNRSFASKHHRPTTRHLYNPDDDARPKTPQPRPSQLTSTHSRRSPPNRTQQRGPPQRDLGSPVEPPSVTEMIRQPETRPISPEQLVAEVKGIYAGLVMIESKCIEYDSTQETKHLSQEQYQALIALHRSVLHEHHDFFLASQHPSASEALRRLASKYAMPARMWRHGIHSFLELLRHKLPDSLEHMLTFIYIAYSMMALLYETVPAFEDTWIECLGDLGRYRMAIEDDDIRDRETWTGVSRYWYSKASDKSPTTGRLYHHLAILARPNALQQLYFYTKSLCVPIPFPSARESVLTLFDPLLNGSPQRLDAVDAAYVRVHGIFFSGKSKEQLESSMDEFLSLLDDSINSNWLEAGYYVGISLCCLLLGFSADSNVLMQALIRQQEEDDEADDRSVTEPDLDPDESFEQALQFAVHIYEIVLRRWGDKNTLSFIHTTLVFMLRMSQLPAAMSHLEGRYPWKLTSMMLNYLLKTIKKEPRIDTKDFPGQEKKSQEPVPLPEDYALRGLLFTEDFFPNGWFGNEKLDETDRYLEAASKTLERQERILWIGRRIADSGKWLTWDDKARRFGVDSKYDFELDGLPGDNQDAGGVITVDPGPTPMEIEVDDERGS